A genome region from Pygocentrus nattereri isolate fPygNat1 chromosome 6, fPygNat1.pri, whole genome shotgun sequence includes the following:
- the slitrk5b gene encoding SLIT and NTRK-like protein 5, producing the protein MNIWITVVSFMAVSLSFTEMFDIYGEICGGLCVCEERDGVLTAGCENRGIVSLSDVGPLHFNTYHLLLTGNLLKKLSLNDFVHYQGLTILHLGNNDIAEIESGAFNGLQGLKRLHLNNNKIEVLRDDTFVGLESLEYLQIDYNYVSHIEANALNRLRRLEVLILNDNLLSTLPKNIFQFVPLTHLDLRGNQLKLLPYSGLLEHMAGIVELQLEENPWNCSCELIALKAWLESISYTALVGDVVCETPFRLHGRDLDEISKQELCPRRAIAEYEMRAEPAGVEGIFRTTAAGAATASFTSSNIQRSTRPTKSPRQSGKLRAKPTSRVSSSKPQNYGPMVAYQTKSPVSLECPAACTCNLQISDLGLNVNCQERKIERISDLDPKPYNPKKMYLTGNYIPSVHSSDFSEATGLDLLHLGNNRISVIHSRAFGELVHLRRLYLNGNLIERLTDDMFYGLESLQFLYLEYNVIREIAAGTFEQVPNLQLLFLNNNLLKALPLGVFSELSLARLNLRNNHFRYLPVGSVLEELTSLVQIDLFENPWDCSCAIVEMKNWLEQLSAGTVVNSVICESPPRLSGEDVRYIHSSHLCPNNSNVPASAVPPSEESFPGSTITLETALDFDTQYPAIPLSVLILALLIIFIMSVFVAAGLFAVMMKRRKKAERAASMGANVSSFNTLYSDRSATKVRTSAGHVYEYVPPAVEGTSKRAPYGPGQGTTGEGYRDFDELNGGLASNSDEDVGSTAVGSEFSACTPDPLNRSSPLQDDSFFYRDILARDQQASYRANLPCKHSTHVSAHYAPDFDVRHQYLHPDRIQQTMVYCSAPATVYVEPNRSEYWELKAKLHFEPDYLEVHEKRTTFTQF; encoded by the coding sequence ATGAATATCTGGATAACGGTGGTCTCGTTCATGGCCGTGTCTCTGAGCTTCACGGAGATGTTTGACATTTACGGCGAGATCTGCggagggctgtgtgtgtgcgaaGAGCGAGACGGAGTTTTGACAGCTGGCTGTGAGAACAGAGGCATCGTCAGCCTCTCTGATGTTGGGCCTTTGCACTTCAACACATATCATCTCTTGCTGACGGGCAACCTTCTGAAAAAGCTTTCGCTTAATGACTTCGTGCATTATCAAGGACTCACCATTCTGCATCTGGGCAACAACGACATAGCAGAAATTGAGAGTGGGGCTTTTAATGGACTTCAGGGATTAAAGCGCTTGCActtgaacaacaacaaaattgaAGTGCTGCGGGATGACACTTTCGTCGGCCTTGAGAGTCTGGAGTACCTTCAGATCGACTACAACTACGTCAGTCATATCGAGGCGAATGCGCTCAACAGGCTGCGTCGtctggaggtactgattctgaATGACAACCTGCTGTCCACCCtgccaaaaaacatttttcagtttgttccTCTAACGCATCTCGACCTCCGAGGGAACCAGCTTAAGCTGCTCCCCTACAGCGGCCTTCTGGAGCACATGGCTGGGATCGTGGAGCTGCAGCTTGAAGAAAACCCCTGGAACTGTTCTTGCGAGCTCATCGCACTTAAAGCTTGGCTGGAGAGCATCTCGTACACAGCGTTGGTGGGAGACGTGGTTTGCGAAACGCCATTTCGGTTGCACGGCAGAGACCTTGATGAGATCTCTAAGCAGGAGCTGTGTCCCAGGAGAGCCATAGCCGAGTACGAGATGCGGGCCGAACCAGCTGGCGTGGAAGGGATCTTCAGGACCACGGCTGCTGGTGCAGCAACTGCATCTTTCACCTCCTCCAACATCCAACGTTCTACACGGCCCACTAAGAGCCCTCGTCAGTCAGGGAAGCTGCGCGCCAAACCCACCTCACGGGTCTCCTCGAGCAAGCCGCAGAACTATGGCCCAATGGTGGCTTACCAGACCAAATCCCCGGTATCCCTCGAGTGTCCTGCCGCATGCACTTGCAATCTCCAGATTTCAGATCTCGGCCTGAATGTCAACTGTCAAGAGAGAAAAATTGAGCGCATCTCGGATCTAGACCCCAAACCCTACAACCCGAAAAAGATGTACCTCACAGGAAATTACATCccttcagtgcacagttcagaCTTTTCAGAAGCTACTGGTTTAGACTTGCTTCACTTGGGGAACAATCGGATATCTGTTATTCACAGCAGAGCATTCGGGGAGTTGGTGCACTTGCGTAGGCTTTATTTAAATGGAAACTTAATAGAGCGCCTGACTGACGATATGTTCTACGGCTTAGAAAGTCTCCAGTTTCTTTACTTGGAATACAATGTCATCAGAGAAATAGCAGCGGGCACCTTTGAGCAGGTACCCAATCTTCAGTTGCTCTTCCTCAACAACAACCTGCTCAAAGCGTTACCCCTGGGAGTGTTCAGCGAATTGAGCCTGGCGCGGCTGAATCTGCGCAACAATCACTTTCGGTACCTGCCAGTAGGCAGTGTTTTGGAGGAACTGACGTCCCTTGTGCAGATAGATCTGTTTGAGAACCCCTGGGATTGCTCCTGTGCTATTGTGGAGATGAAAAACTGGTTGGAGCAGCTCAGCGCCGGAACTGTGGTGAACAGTGTGATCTGTGAATCTCCGCCGAGGCTGTCAGGAGAGGATGTGCGCTACATTCATTCCTCTCATCTATGCCCAAACAACTCGAATGTTCCTGCATCTGCTGTTCCGCCCTCGGAGGAATCTTTCCCAGGCAGCACCATCACCTTGGAGACGGCGTTGGATTTCGACACACAGTATCCCGcaatccctctctctgtgctcaTCCTGGCATtgctcatcatcttcatcatgtCCGTATTCGTCGCCGCCGGGCTTTTCGCGGTCATGATGAAACGGCGCAAGAAGGCCGAACGTGCCGCCTCCATGGGCGCCAATGTGAGCTCCTTCAACACCCTTTACAGTGACCGATCAGCGACAAAGGTCAGGACTTCTGCAGGTCATGTGTATGAGTACGTCCCTCCTGCAGTGGAGGGCACATCCAAAAGAGCCCCCTATGGCCCAGGTCAGGGCACCACAGGGGAAGGGTACAGAGACTTTGATGAGCTAAATGGCGGTTTGGCATCTAACTCAGACGAGGATGTCGGGAGCACCGCAGTTGGCTCAGAATTCAGTGCCTGCACACCAGATCCCCTCAACAGATCGTCTCCACTGCAAGACGATAGCTTTTTTTACCGAGACATCCTGGCGAGAGACCAGCAGGCGTCCTACAGGGCCAATTTACCGTGTAAGCACTCTACACATGTTTCGGCTCACTATGCACCAGACTTTGATGTCAGACATCAGTACTTGCATCCAGACAGGATACAGCAGACCATGGTGTACTGCTCAGCGCCAGCCACGGTCTACGTGGAGCCCAACAGGAGTGAATACTGGGAACTAAAAGCCAAGCTTCATTTCGAGCCAGATTATTTGGAGGTTCATGAAAAAAGGACAACTTTCACTCAGTTCTGA